The following coding sequences are from one Pseudonocardia sp. HH130630-07 window:
- a CDS encoding uridine kinase family protein: protein MVPDERSVAPVAAAGQGAAAVLLARLRQGKAPGHRPLFVGIDGRSGSGKSTLTARVAREFGGPVTVIEGDDFYGGGSAATWDRRTTAERVDLVLDWRRQHDVLTRLRADGAAGWRAFDWDSEGWDGEVAPLAAATTTVRIAPLVVLEGAYSCRPELHGLLDLRVLLTAPAEVRRRRLVEREGAEYDEDWAVRWSTAEDHYFGTVMPAGSFDLVL from the coding sequence ATGGTTCCGGACGAGCGGTCGGTCGCTCCCGTGGCGGCCGCCGGGCAGGGGGCCGCAGCTGTCCTCCTCGCTCGGCTGCGGCAGGGGAAGGCCCCCGGACACCGGCCGCTGTTCGTCGGGATCGACGGCCGTAGCGGGTCCGGGAAGTCGACGCTCACTGCTCGGGTGGCCCGGGAGTTCGGCGGACCGGTGACGGTGATCGAGGGCGACGACTTCTACGGCGGCGGCAGCGCGGCGACGTGGGATCGCCGCACGACGGCCGAGCGGGTGGACCTGGTCCTCGACTGGCGCCGGCAACACGACGTGCTGACGCGCCTACGCGCGGACGGTGCCGCCGGATGGCGGGCCTTCGACTGGGACAGCGAGGGATGGGACGGCGAGGTCGCCCCGCTCGCGGCGGCCACCACGACCGTCCGGATCGCCCCGCTCGTCGTGCTGGAGGGTGCCTACAGCTGCCGGCCCGAGCTGCACGGTCTGCTCGACCTGCGGGTGCTGCTCACGGCACCGGCCGAGGTCCGTCGCCGCCGGCTCGTCGAGCGCGAGGGTGCGGAGTACGACGAGGACTGGGCGGTGCGGTGGTCGACGGCCGAGGACCACTACTTCGGGACCGTGATGCCCGCCGGGAGCTTCGATCTCGTCCTCTGA
- the dcd gene encoding dCTP deaminase has protein sequence MLLSDGDLRKEIESDRLVLDPWDVEMLQPSSIDVRLDRYFRVFQNSRYTHIDPSQQQDELTTPVETTDDEPFVLHPGEFVLGSTFERVGLPDDLAGRLEGKSSLGRLGLLTHSTAGFIDPGFTGHITLELSNVANLPITLWAGMKIGQLCLFRLSAPAERPYGSEAVGSRYQGQRGPTPSRAFRNFHRTDTRRS, from the coding sequence GTGCTGCTCTCCGACGGCGACCTGCGCAAGGAGATCGAGTCCGACCGGCTCGTTCTCGATCCGTGGGACGTCGAGATGCTCCAGCCGTCCAGCATCGACGTGCGGCTGGACCGCTACTTCCGGGTGTTCCAGAACTCGCGCTACACCCACATCGACCCGTCCCAGCAGCAGGACGAGCTGACGACGCCGGTGGAGACGACCGACGACGAGCCGTTCGTCCTGCACCCCGGCGAGTTCGTGCTCGGGTCGACGTTCGAGCGGGTCGGGCTGCCCGACGACCTGGCCGGCCGGCTGGAGGGCAAGAGCTCGCTGGGCCGGCTCGGTCTGCTCACCCACTCGACCGCGGGCTTCATCGACCCCGGGTTCACCGGGCACATCACCCTGGAACTGTCGAACGTGGCGAACCTGCCGATCACCCTGTGGGCGGGGATGAAGATCGGCCAGCTGTGCCTGTTCCGGCTGTCCGCCCCGGCCGAGCGGCCCTACGGCAGCGAGGCCGTCGGCTCCCGCTACCAGGGGCAGCGGGGCCCGACACCGTCGCGGGCGTTCCGCAACTTCCACCGCACCGACACCCGCCGGAGCTGA
- a CDS encoding heterodisulfide reductase-related iron-sulfur binding cluster, whose product MTWVQYTLGIVTVLSAIVAVVLVARTVAYLVKVIRAGAPDPTRTGPFGPRFTTMLTETLGHTRMLKWSHVGVFHWLVMVGFGGLFLALIEAFVEVWNPTFHLPLLGEWSVYSLFVEILGVGTVVGIGVLIVIRQLNNPRTQGRLSRFYGSNQGRAYFVEAIVLLEGLGILVVRGAKESLGVFDVPTWSAPVSKALGAILPASPTLVTVFAAVKVLSATVWLIVIAATPTMGVAWHRFTAFPNIYFKRDDDGRKALGATRPMMSNGAVLDLEEADPDTDTFGVGRVEDFTWKGLLDFTTCTECGRCQSQCPAWNTEKPLSPKLLVNALRDHAYDKAPYLLAGGSTDMAGDEVGITGDGAEARLAAIPEGARKEAERPLIGGEDVLGVIDPDILWSCTMCGACVEQCPVDIEHVDHIVDMRRYQVLIESEFPTELNSLFKNLENKGNPWGQNAKDRLEWTKGLDFEVPVVESELPAGTEYLFWIGCAGAFDDGQKKTVQATAELLHRAGVEFAVLGSGETCTGDPARRSGNEFVFQMLAQQNVETLNGVFDGRGPGTRKIVTTCPHCLNTLGREYPQLDGHYEVVHHTQLLNKLVREKKLVPVNAPAGEDTGPVTYHDPCYLGRHNEVYSEPRELVGAAGATLSEMPRHADRSMCCGAGGARMWMEERIGKRINVTRAEEAAETLTKAGGGSGPTGTLAVGCPFCRTMMTDGVNQTAGDAVEVKDVSQMLLAAVRRGDPAPEPGPATADTTGEDTPTTETPAVATPEPEIAREAAEQDPTPSGSDGASSTGTAAPSASGNGSANGATPDEAPQEKSTEN is encoded by the coding sequence ATGACCTGGGTGCAGTACACGCTCGGCATCGTCACGGTGCTCTCGGCGATCGTCGCGGTGGTCCTGGTCGCACGTACGGTCGCGTACCTGGTGAAGGTCATCCGCGCCGGCGCACCGGACCCGACCCGGACCGGGCCCTTCGGGCCGCGGTTCACGACCATGCTCACCGAGACCCTCGGCCACACCAGGATGCTCAAGTGGAGCCACGTCGGTGTCTTCCACTGGCTGGTGATGGTCGGGTTCGGCGGGCTGTTCCTGGCCCTGATCGAGGCCTTCGTCGAGGTGTGGAACCCGACGTTCCACCTGCCGCTGCTGGGTGAGTGGTCGGTCTACTCGCTGTTCGTCGAGATCCTGGGCGTCGGGACGGTCGTCGGTATCGGCGTGCTGATCGTCATCCGGCAGCTGAACAACCCGCGCACGCAGGGCAGGTTGTCCCGCTTCTACGGCTCCAACCAGGGCCGGGCCTACTTCGTGGAGGCGATCGTCCTCCTGGAGGGCCTGGGCATCCTGGTGGTGCGCGGGGCCAAGGAGTCCCTCGGCGTGTTCGACGTGCCGACCTGGTCGGCACCGGTGTCCAAGGCGCTGGGCGCGATCCTGCCCGCCTCGCCGACGCTGGTCACGGTGTTCGCGGCGGTCAAGGTCCTCTCGGCGACGGTCTGGCTGATCGTGATCGCGGCCACGCCGACGATGGGTGTGGCCTGGCACCGGTTCACCGCGTTCCCGAACATCTACTTCAAGCGCGACGACGACGGCCGCAAGGCACTCGGCGCGACCCGCCCGATGATGTCGAACGGCGCGGTCCTCGACCTGGAGGAGGCCGACCCGGACACCGACACGTTCGGCGTCGGGCGGGTCGAGGACTTCACCTGGAAGGGCCTGCTCGACTTCACCACCTGCACCGAGTGCGGGCGGTGCCAGTCCCAGTGCCCGGCCTGGAACACCGAGAAGCCGCTGTCGCCGAAGCTGCTGGTCAACGCGCTGCGCGACCACGCCTACGACAAGGCGCCCTACCTGCTGGCCGGTGGCAGCACCGACATGGCCGGCGACGAGGTCGGCATCACCGGCGACGGCGCCGAGGCGCGCCTGGCGGCGATCCCCGAGGGGGCCCGCAAGGAGGCCGAGCGGCCGCTGATCGGCGGCGAGGACGTCCTGGGCGTGATCGACCCGGACATCCTGTGGTCGTGCACCATGTGCGGGGCCTGCGTCGAGCAGTGCCCGGTCGACATCGAGCACGTCGACCACATCGTCGACATGCGCCGCTACCAGGTCCTGATCGAGTCCGAGTTCCCCACCGAGCTCAACTCGCTGTTCAAGAACCTGGAGAACAAGGGCAACCCCTGGGGCCAGAACGCCAAGGACCGCCTGGAGTGGACCAAGGGCCTCGACTTCGAGGTCCCGGTCGTGGAGAGCGAGCTGCCGGCCGGGACCGAGTACCTGTTCTGGATCGGCTGCGCCGGCGCGTTCGACGACGGCCAGAAGAAGACCGTGCAGGCCACCGCGGAGCTGCTGCACCGCGCCGGGGTGGAGTTCGCGGTGCTGGGCTCGGGCGAGACCTGCACCGGTGACCCGGCCCGGCGTTCGGGCAACGAGTTCGTCTTCCAGATGCTGGCCCAGCAGAACGTCGAGACCCTCAACGGCGTGTTCGACGGCCGTGGGCCCGGCACCCGCAAGATCGTCACGACCTGCCCGCACTGCCTCAACACCCTGGGCCGGGAGTACCCGCAGCTCGACGGGCACTACGAGGTCGTGCACCACACGCAGCTGCTGAACAAGCTGGTCCGGGAGAAGAAGCTGGTCCCGGTGAACGCCCCGGCGGGCGAGGACACCGGTCCGGTGACCTACCACGACCCCTGCTACCTCGGGCGGCACAACGAGGTCTACTCCGAGCCGCGCGAGCTGGTGGGCGCGGCCGGCGCGACCCTGTCGGAGATGCCGCGGCACGCGGACCGGTCGATGTGCTGCGGTGCCGGTGGCGCGCGGATGTGGATGGAGGAGCGCATCGGCAAGCGCATCAACGTCACCCGCGCCGAGGAGGCCGCCGAGACCCTCACCAAGGCCGGCGGCGGCAGCGGACCGACCGGCACGCTCGCGGTCGGCTGCCCGTTCTGCCGGACGATGATGACCGACGGCGTCAACCAGACCGCCGGTGACGCGGTCGAGGTCAAGGACGTCTCGCAGATGCTGCTGGCCGCCGTGCGCCGCGGGGACCCCGCACCGGAGCCCGGGCCGGCGACCGCGGACACCACCGGTGAGGACACGCCGACCACCGAGACCCCGGCCGTCGCGACGCCGGAGCCGGAGATCGCCCGGGAGGCCGCGGAGCAGGACCCGACCCCGAGCGGGTCGGACGGGGCATCCAGCACCGGGACGGCGGCACCGTCGGCGTCCGGGAACGGGTCCGCCAACGGCGCGACGCCCGACGAGGCCCCGCAGGAGAAGTCGACCGAGAACTGA
- a CDS encoding UDP-N-acetylglucosamine 2-epimerase — translation MSVFDTPWGDGPGGPDHEHDILLIAGSRPEVARLAPVAASVAAADRIRGITVATGPDPMVVHETFEALGVPTDITILLPGDVAPDMADTAAALLTRLDRLMVDQDPSAILVHGGGTAAAMAATVAFWRRIPVVHMQAGMGTDDLLCPFPQEAHRRVIGQLASLFLTTGGSTLGSPLGPNVITVGDTVNSLPDPVDDACAAVLRRVRGERRTLVLVDLRRPSSVPVLADLAALVDRYPRLEVVLTGSLTTGDPARMPPRHARITVVPELSLPDELTALAAATALVSDDHDLVVDAPGLGTLAVLVDGPNVPQPGDSIRSIAAPDAVPAVAQVLDGDHGRRPVPGDGLEAARTEQAVAWMFGLCRSPQLPEDRPAGHDDVAGASPEEEPTDA, via the coding sequence ATGAGCGTGTTCGATACGCCGTGGGGCGATGGTCCCGGCGGTCCGGACCACGAGCACGACATCCTGCTCATCGCGGGCAGCCGGCCCGAGGTCGCGCGGCTCGCCCCCGTCGCGGCGTCCGTCGCCGCGGCCGACCGGATCCGCGGGATCACCGTCGCGACCGGGCCCGACCCGATGGTCGTGCACGAGACGTTCGAGGCGCTCGGCGTGCCCACCGACATCACGATCCTGCTGCCCGGCGACGTCGCGCCGGACATGGCGGACACCGCGGCGGCGCTGCTCACCCGGCTGGACCGGCTGATGGTCGACCAGGACCCGTCGGCGATCCTCGTGCACGGCGGCGGCACGGCCGCCGCGATGGCCGCGACCGTCGCGTTCTGGCGCCGGATCCCGGTCGTGCACATGCAGGCCGGGATGGGCACCGACGACCTGCTGTGCCCGTTCCCGCAGGAGGCGCACCGCCGGGTCATCGGGCAGCTGGCGTCGTTGTTCCTCACCACCGGCGGCTCGACGCTCGGGAGCCCGCTCGGGCCGAACGTGATCACCGTCGGCGACACGGTCAACTCGTTGCCGGACCCGGTGGACGACGCGTGCGCCGCGGTCCTGCGGCGGGTCCGCGGCGAGCGCCGCACGCTCGTCCTCGTCGACCTGAGGCGGCCGTCGTCGGTGCCGGTACTCGCCGACCTGGCGGCGCTGGTCGACCGGTACCCGCGCCTCGAGGTCGTGCTGACCGGGAGCCTCACGACCGGTGACCCCGCCCGGATGCCGCCGCGGCACGCCCGGATCACGGTCGTCCCCGAGCTGAGCCTGCCCGACGAGCTGACCGCCCTGGCCGCGGCGACGGCGCTGGTCAGCGACGATCACGACCTCGTCGTCGACGCCCCGGGGCTCGGGACGCTCGCGGTGCTGGTCGACGGGCCCAACGTCCCGCAGCCCGGCGACTCGATCCGCAGCATCGCCGCTCCCGACGCCGTCCCGGCCGTCGCCCAGGTCCTCGACGGCGACCACGGCCGCCGGCCGGTCCCCGGGGACGGGCTCGAGGCAGCCCGGACCGAGCAGGCGGTCGCCTGGATGTTCGGGCTCTGCCGGTCGCCGCAGCTGCCCGAGGACCGGCCCGCCGGGCACGACGACGTCGCCGGGGCGTCGCCGGAGGAGGAGCCGACCGACGCCTGA
- a CDS encoding FMN-dependent NADH-azoreductase has protein sequence MTLLRIDASIQGPRSAGSELADLVLAEVTANRPEEPVVRRHLGEQPLPAEAWARAIAGGFATGADRSPEQAAAIGLARTLAAELSDADAAVLAFPLYNFGVSQHVKAWIDLVFAGAEQGARLLEGKPVVLVVTRGGAYGPGTPREGWDHCTDFLRRILVDLWGADLTVVEREFTLAGVNPALAEFAELGASLKADAEQAASRAGKALASR, from the coding sequence ATGACCCTGCTCCGGATCGACGCCAGCATCCAGGGCCCCCGTTCGGCCGGTAGCGAGCTGGCCGACCTGGTCCTCGCCGAGGTCACCGCGAACCGGCCCGAGGAGCCCGTCGTCCGCAGGCACCTCGGGGAACAGCCGCTCCCGGCCGAGGCGTGGGCCCGGGCCATCGCGGGCGGGTTCGCCACCGGAGCCGACCGCAGCCCCGAGCAGGCGGCCGCGATCGGGCTGGCCCGGACCCTCGCCGCGGAGCTGAGCGACGCCGACGCCGCCGTGCTGGCCTTCCCGCTGTACAACTTCGGCGTCTCGCAGCACGTGAAGGCGTGGATCGACCTCGTCTTCGCCGGTGCGGAGCAGGGCGCCCGGCTGCTCGAGGGCAAGCCCGTGGTGCTGGTCGTCACCCGCGGGGGCGCCTACGGGCCGGGCACCCCGCGGGAGGGCTGGGACCACTGCACCGACTTCCTGCGCCGGATCCTGGTGGACCTCTGGGGCGCCGACCTGACCGTCGTCGAGCGGGAGTTCACCCTCGCCGGGGTCAACCCGGCCCTCGCCGAGTTCGCCGAGCTGGGCGCGAGCTTGAAGGCCGACGCCGAGCAGGCGGCGTCGCGTGCGGGCAAGGCGCTCGCCTCGCGGTGA